Proteins encoded within one genomic window of Jatrophihabitans sp.:
- a CDS encoding DEDD exonuclease domain-containing protein, giving the protein MTAITRGQPITRGQLSLDCLDDPLLATTFVVVDLETTGGASMTDSITEIGAVKVRAGEVLGEFATLVDPGMPITPFVSVLTGITDRMVASAPSIDSVLPSFLEFAAGAVLVAHNAPFDIGFLKAACARQERSWPNPAVLDTALLARRVLTRDEVPNCKLSTLAGFFKSTTTPNHRALSDARATVDVLHALIGRLGTLGVHSLTELRAFTSQVTDAQRRKRHLADDLPHAPGVYLFHDGAGRPLYVGTSKDLRSRVRQYFVASETRSRMGEMVGLAESVESIVCAHPLEAQVRELRLITSLKPRYNRRSKHSDRTVWLKLTQEPFPRLSIVHQARADGAQYFGPLRSTRQAEQLRDAIHDAVPLRQCTDRLTPGRVVRRACALAGIGKCAAPCEDELSPEAYARLVDTVVQAWHADVAMLIEPLKRRLGSLAAAQRYEEAAVVRDRIATLVRSCARMQALVSLTRVAELVAARSDGLGGWELVVIRHGRMVGAEVAARGVPPMPMVETLLSTAEVVTQTSASATLATVATVEETELLLRWLNQPGVRLVSASQPWSSPAAGAARLRSWLVSADGARRSAEPFTDRRRLPVLHQPNRSSPGSRISA; this is encoded by the coding sequence GTGACCGCGATTACCCGAGGACAACCGATCACCCGAGGGCAGCTAAGCCTTGACTGCCTCGACGACCCGCTACTGGCGACGACCTTCGTGGTGGTCGACCTCGAGACCACGGGCGGCGCCTCGATGACGGACTCCATCACCGAGATCGGCGCGGTCAAGGTGCGGGCCGGAGAGGTGCTCGGCGAATTCGCCACCCTGGTCGATCCGGGTATGCCCATCACCCCGTTCGTCAGCGTGCTCACCGGCATCACCGACCGAATGGTGGCCAGCGCCCCCTCCATCGACTCGGTGCTCCCCTCGTTCCTGGAATTCGCCGCCGGCGCGGTGCTGGTGGCCCACAACGCGCCCTTCGACATCGGTTTCCTCAAGGCGGCCTGCGCTCGGCAGGAGCGGAGCTGGCCCAATCCGGCAGTGCTCGACACCGCGCTGCTGGCCCGGCGGGTGCTGACCCGGGACGAGGTGCCCAACTGCAAGCTGAGCACGCTGGCCGGCTTCTTCAAGTCGACCACCACTCCCAACCACCGAGCCCTGTCCGACGCCCGGGCCACCGTGGATGTGCTGCACGCCCTGATCGGCCGGCTGGGCACGCTGGGCGTGCACTCGCTGACCGAGCTGCGCGCCTTCACCTCCCAGGTCACCGACGCCCAGCGACGCAAACGCCACCTCGCCGACGACCTGCCGCACGCCCCCGGGGTCTACCTGTTCCATGACGGCGCCGGTCGCCCGCTCTACGTGGGCACCAGCAAAGACCTGCGCAGCCGGGTGCGGCAGTACTTCGTGGCCTCAGAGACCCGCAGCCGGATGGGTGAGATGGTCGGGTTGGCCGAGTCTGTCGAGTCGATCGTCTGCGCGCACCCGCTCGAGGCGCAGGTGCGCGAGTTGCGCCTGATCACCTCGCTCAAGCCTCGCTACAACAGGCGGTCCAAGCACAGTGACCGGACTGTCTGGCTCAAGCTGACCCAGGAGCCCTTTCCGCGGTTGTCGATCGTGCACCAGGCTCGCGCCGACGGAGCGCAGTACTTCGGCCCGCTGCGCTCCACCAGGCAGGCCGAGCAATTGCGCGACGCCATCCACGACGCGGTGCCGCTGCGGCAGTGCACCGATCGGCTGACGCCCGGTCGGGTGGTCCGCCGCGCGTGCGCGCTCGCCGGGATCGGCAAGTGCGCCGCGCCCTGCGAGGACGAGCTCTCCCCTGAGGCCTACGCGCGCCTGGTCGATACGGTCGTGCAGGCCTGGCATGCCGACGTCGCGATGCTGATCGAGCCGCTCAAGCGCCGGCTGGGCTCGCTGGCCGCCGCCCAGCGCTACGAGGAGGCGGCCGTGGTGCGAGACCGAATCGCCACCCTGGTGCGCAGCTGCGCCCGCATGCAGGCTCTGGTCTCCTTGACCCGGGTGGCCGAGCTGGTAGCCGCCCGCTCGGACGGCCTGGGCGGCTGGGAGTTGGTGGTGATCCGGCACGGCCGCATGGTGGGCGCCGAAGTCGCCGCTCGCGGGGTGCCGCCGATGCCCATGGTGGAGACCCTGCTCAGCACCGCCGAGGTCGTCACGCAGACCTCTGCCTCGGCGACCCTGGCCACAGTCGCCACGGTCGAAGAGACCGAGTTGCTCCTGCGATGGCTCAATCAGCCCGGCGTCCGGCTGGTCTCGGCCAGCCAGCCATGGAGTTCCCCGGCGGCCGGCGCGGCCCGGTTGCGTAGCTGGCTGGTCTCGGCTGACGGCGCGCGACGTAGCGCCGAGCCGTTCACCGACCGCCGCCGGCTGCCCGTTCTGCACCAGCCCAACCGGTCCAGTCCTGGTTCTAGGATCAGTGCATGA
- a CDS encoding cytochrome c oxidase assembly protein: MLRAALVLAPVLAHDGDSDGGPGPSTLPRFTPARLFTELELNWWLLVPLLVVTGLYLWGVWRLRLRGDDWPAGRTTAFMVGGVGVIAFAGMSGLGAYDTTMFSLHMIQHMLLAMVAPIFLALGAPITLALRTVPRGVRSVILAVLHSRLAKLLTFPLIGWAVYVASPFALYFTGWYPATLDNQVLHELLHLHFILVGTLFFWPMIGIDPIPGRQSHPFRFLILISTLPFHAILGLSIYTQATVIAASHYEALKLSWLDPLSDQRVGGGLLWSSGELVGLIMLGVVTAQWIRASEREAVREDRRLDRLEAAEAAAAAREAAGAPAPVPLDTMAVHDTRPAASAKKEVHS, encoded by the coding sequence GTGCTCCGCGCCGCGCTCGTCCTCGCTCCAGTGCTTGCTCACGACGGCGATTCCGACGGTGGGCCGGGCCCCTCGACGCTGCCCCGTTTCACGCCTGCGCGGCTGTTCACCGAGCTTGAGCTCAACTGGTGGCTGCTGGTCCCGCTGCTGGTCGTGACCGGTCTTTACCTGTGGGGCGTGTGGCGGCTGAGGCTGCGTGGCGATGACTGGCCGGCCGGCCGGACGACCGCCTTCATGGTCGGCGGGGTAGGCGTCATCGCCTTCGCCGGAATGAGCGGGCTGGGCGCCTATGACACCACGATGTTCTCGCTGCACATGATCCAGCACATGCTGCTGGCCATGGTCGCGCCGATCTTCCTGGCCCTGGGCGCGCCCATCACCCTGGCCCTGCGCACCGTGCCGCGCGGGGTGCGCTCGGTCATCCTGGCGGTGCTGCACAGCCGGCTGGCCAAGCTGCTGACCTTCCCGCTGATCGGCTGGGCGGTGTACGTGGCCAGCCCGTTCGCGCTGTACTTCACCGGCTGGTACCCGGCGACGCTGGACAACCAGGTGCTGCACGAGCTGCTGCACCTGCACTTCATCCTGGTCGGCACGCTGTTCTTCTGGCCGATGATCGGCATAGACCCGATCCCGGGCCGGCAGTCCCACCCCTTCCGCTTCCTGATCCTGATCTCGACCCTGCCGTTCCACGCGATCCTGGGACTCTCGATCTACACCCAGGCGACGGTGATCGCCGCGTCCCACTACGAGGCGCTCAAGCTCAGTTGGCTGGACCCACTCTCAGACCAGCGGGTCGGCGGCGGGCTGCTGTGGTCCTCCGGCGAGCTGGTCGGGTTGATCATGCTGGGCGTGGTGACCGCGCAGTGGATCAGGGCCTCTGAGCGCGAGGCGGTCCGTGAGGATCGCCGGCTCGACCGGCTTGAGGCCGCCGAGGCCGCGGCGGCGGCGCGAGAGGCGGCCGGTGCGCCCGCCCCTGTGCCGCTGGATACGATGGCAGTCCACGACACCCGGCCGGCCGCTTCCGCGAAGAAAGAAGTTCACAGCTGA
- the trpD gene encoding anthranilate phosphoribosyltransferase — protein sequence MSAPSPGPARQQSWPDLFTSLMRGDSLTGEATQWAMDEIMAGEATAAQLAAFAVLLRAKGETPAELAGLVRAMLAHAAPVALTQPAVDVVGTGGDRAQTVNISTMAALVTAGSGRAVVKHGNRAASSACGTADVLEELGVAIDLQASGVLATVAGVGIGFCFAPVFHAGMRHASGPRRELGVPTAFNYLGPLTNPARPAAVAIGVYDRQMAPVMAQVLADRGDRGMVFRGDDGLDELTTTTTSQVWLVSDGTVRPDVLDPMSVGIAAADPQALKGGPASFNAEVVRRLLSGEQGPVRDAVLLNAAAAIAAFDGVLDSAQAAVRHGLPIAAAAIDGGGAATLLQAWIELSQKLRADQKR from the coding sequence ATGAGCGCGCCGAGCCCGGGTCCCGCTCGCCAGCAGAGCTGGCCGGACCTGTTCACCAGCCTGATGCGCGGTGACTCGCTGACCGGTGAGGCGACCCAGTGGGCGATGGACGAGATCATGGCCGGCGAGGCGACCGCGGCCCAGCTGGCGGCGTTCGCGGTGCTGCTGCGCGCCAAGGGCGAGACCCCGGCCGAGCTGGCGGGCCTGGTGCGCGCCATGCTGGCTCACGCCGCGCCCGTGGCCCTGACCCAGCCGGCGGTGGACGTGGTGGGCACCGGGGGAGACCGGGCCCAGACCGTGAACATCTCGACGATGGCGGCGCTGGTGACGGCCGGGTCCGGCCGGGCCGTGGTCAAGCACGGCAACCGGGCGGCGTCTTCGGCCTGCGGCACCGCCGACGTGCTCGAAGAGCTCGGCGTGGCCATCGACCTGCAGGCCTCCGGGGTGCTGGCCACGGTGGCCGGGGTCGGCATCGGGTTCTGCTTCGCGCCGGTGTTTCACGCGGGCATGCGGCACGCCAGCGGCCCCCGTCGCGAGCTCGGCGTGCCGACCGCCTTCAACTACCTCGGCCCGCTGACCAACCCGGCTCGGCCGGCGGCGGTCGCGATCGGGGTCTATGACCGGCAGATGGCGCCGGTGATGGCCCAGGTGCTGGCTGACCGCGGCGACCGGGGCATGGTGTTCCGCGGTGACGACGGCCTTGACGAGCTGACCACCACCACGACGTCGCAGGTCTGGCTGGTGTCCGATGGCACGGTGCGCCCCGACGTGCTCGACCCGATGTCGGTGGGGATCGCGGCGGCCGACCCGCAGGCGCTCAAGGGCGGCCCGGCCTCGTTCAACGCCGAGGTGGTCCGGCGGCTGCTGAGCGGGGAGCAGGGACCGGTGCGCGATGCCGTGCTGCTCAACGCGGCCGCGGCGATCGCCGCGTTCGACGGTGTGCTGGATTCCGCGCAAGCCGCTGTGCGACACGGCCTGCCGATCGCGGCCGCCGCCATCGACGGCGGTGGCGCCGCGACGCTGCTGCAGGCTTGGATCGAGTTGAGCCAGAAGCTGCGCGCCGACCAGAAGCGCTGA
- a CDS encoding heme-copper oxidase subunit III, with amino-acid sequence MTSTAQAPPAGRFPSSQVHSLTRPNLVSVGTVVWLSSELMFFAGLFAMYFTVRANNLENWPGVPALDGNPAYDIHLAVPYATVFTVILVASSVTCQWGVFAAERGDVYGLRRWFFITFVMGLIFVLGQANEYREQVTEYRHLVDGFHEAGMTLSSSGYGSVFYITTGFHGLHVIGGLIAFLFFLARTALGRFTPAQATAAIVVSYYWHFVDVVWIGLFATIYLIH; translated from the coding sequence GTGACCTCGACTGCACAGGCTCCTCCGGCCGGGCGCTTTCCCTCATCCCAGGTTCATTCGCTAACCCGGCCCAACCTGGTCAGCGTCGGGACTGTCGTGTGGCTGTCCAGTGAGCTGATGTTCTTCGCCGGCCTGTTCGCGATGTACTTCACGGTCCGCGCCAACAACCTCGAGAACTGGCCGGGCGTGCCGGCGCTCGACGGCAACCCGGCCTACGACATCCATCTGGCGGTGCCCTACGCCACCGTGTTCACGGTGATCCTGGTCGCATCCTCGGTGACCTGCCAGTGGGGCGTCTTCGCAGCCGAGCGCGGCGATGTGTACGGGCTGCGGCGCTGGTTCTTCATCACCTTCGTGATGGGCCTGATCTTCGTCCTCGGGCAGGCGAACGAGTACCGCGAGCAGGTGACCGAGTACCGCCACCTGGTCGACGGCTTCCACGAGGCCGGCATGACGCTCTCGTCCTCGGGCTACGGCTCGGTCTTCTACATCACCACCGGGTTCCACGGGCTGCACGTGATCGGCGGCCTCATCGCCTTCCTGTTCTTCCTCGCCCGCACCGCGCTGGGCCGGTTCACTCCAGCCCAGGCGACCGCGGCAATCGTGGTGTCCTATTACTGGCACTTCGTCGACGTCGTGTGGATCGGGCTGTTCGCCACGATCTACCTGATCCATTGA
- a CDS encoding Lrp/AsnC ligand binding domain-containing protein, translated as MITTIVMVSVAANMIPEVAQAIADIDGVSEVYSVAGDVDLIAIVRVREFDQIADVIAGRLSRIEGVLSTDTHVAFRAYSRHDLESAFSIGYSAPE; from the coding sequence ATGATCACCACCATTGTCATGGTCAGCGTCGCGGCGAACATGATCCCCGAGGTAGCCCAGGCCATCGCTGACATCGACGGCGTCAGCGAGGTGTACAGCGTCGCCGGCGACGTCGACCTGATCGCGATCGTCCGGGTCCGGGAGTTCGACCAGATCGCCGACGTCATCGCCGGCCGGCTGAGTCGGATCGAGGGCGTGCTGAGCACCGACACCCACGTCGCCTTCCGGGCCTACTCCCGGCACGACCTGGAGTCGGCGTTCTCGATCGGGTACTCAGCCCCGGAGTAG